GAGGTACCCGGATTCGCGGGCATGGTCATCGGCTGGCTGGCCGACGCGCCCCAGGAATGGGCGGCGGTCGTCGGTCCCAGCGCCCGGCGGACGCTGGAGGCCCTGGATACGTCACAGCCTGCGATGACGGTGCCGATGCAGGCCGTGGGGCGTGAGCATGGCAGTCTTAGACCTGCGTAATGGACAGAGGCACGTACACAGGTTCGGGCGAGGAGCGGTCACAGTGCAGCGCTGGCGTGGCTTGGAGGACATCCCCCAGGACTGGGGACGCAGCGTCGTCACCATCGGCTCCTACGACGGTGTGCACCGCGGACACCAGCTGATCATCGGCCGGGCCGTGGACCGGGCGCGCGAGCTGGGCATCCCGTCCGTGGTCGTCACCTTCGACCCGCACCCCAGCGAGGTCGTCCGTCCCGGCAGCCACCCGCCCCTGCTCGCCCCGCACCACCGGCGCGCGGAGCTGATGGCGGAACTGGGTGTGGACGCGGTGCTGATCCTGCCGTTCACGACCGAGTTCTCGAAGCTCTCGCCGGCCGACTTCATCGTGAAGGTGCTGGTCGACAAGCTGCACGCGCAGGCCGTCATCGAAGGGCCGAACTTCCGGTTCGGCCACCGGGCGGCCGGGAACGTGACGCTGCTCACCGAGCTCGGCGGGACGTACGACTACACCGTCGAGGTCATCGACCTCTATGTGAGCGGCGAGGCGGGCGGCGGTCAGCCCTTCTCCTCGACCCTCACCCGCCGGCTGATCGCCGAGGGCGACGTGACGGGCGCGGCGGAGATCCTCGGCCGGCCGCACCGCGTCGAGGGCATCGTGGTCCGTGGCGCGCAGCGCGGCCGTGAGCTGGGCTTCCCGACGGCGAACGTCGAGACCCTGCCGCACACCGCGATCCCCGCCGACGGCGTGTACGCGGGCTGGCTGACCGTGGACGGCGAGGCGATGCCCGCCGCGATCTCGGTCGGCACGAACCCCCAGTTCGACGGGACCGAGCGCACCGTGGAGGCGTACGCGATCGACCGCGTGGGCCTCGACCTCTACGGGCTGCACGTGGCCGTGGACTTCCTCGCCTACGTACGCGGGATGATGAAGTTCGACTCGATCGACGAGCTGCTCGTGG
The Streptomyces sp. NBC_00234 DNA segment above includes these coding regions:
- a CDS encoding bifunctional riboflavin kinase/FAD synthetase → MQRWRGLEDIPQDWGRSVVTIGSYDGVHRGHQLIIGRAVDRARELGIPSVVVTFDPHPSEVVRPGSHPPLLAPHHRRAELMAELGVDAVLILPFTTEFSKLSPADFIVKVLVDKLHAQAVIEGPNFRFGHRAAGNVTLLTELGGTYDYTVEVIDLYVSGEAGGGQPFSSTLTRRLIAEGDVTGAAEILGRPHRVEGIVVRGAQRGRELGFPTANVETLPHTAIPADGVYAGWLTVDGEAMPAAISVGTNPQFDGTERTVEAYAIDRVGLDLYGLHVAVDFLAYVRGMMKFDSIDELLVAMAADVKRSSELIAAHDNRG